The sequence GTTCTGAAATGGAACTGCTAATGTGATACTAGTCTCTGTATTGCTCATTGATTTATTCCCCACGTTTTAATTACGTGTTGGTATATTTGTAACTCGGCTACGAATGAGGTATTTCACCTTGAGGTACaacaaaaaatgtttttctAAAGGATGCTCTAACACGATTAGGGATTTTGATAATCCTAATAAATTGTGTGAGCGGGGATAAACTAATTATTCTGAGAATTATGTAGATAATGAGATATTTATTAGATTCCGTTGCCGTTAAAGGCTCTATTATTAGTGTCGTTAATTAGTAATTggtattaatgaaaaataaatgttGGCCTTCTAATACTATTGAGATGTACGTATATAACGCGCACCGATTGATTCATCTTAAGAATGACATAATGATCGAGAGACACTCATCAAatttaatggaagctgaaacgCAAGGattgaaaatataataGGATAAAGAACCACGACataaaaatgaaggaagaaatagtaataatattatatcCCGTATGAAGAACAGAATCCATACAATTATCACAAAGTCCTCCTATTTATCAGGTTGACTCTTACTCCAGGAGgattttcttgcttttcttttcccacagaaattgaaaaatgaaagtttgGCGGCTATTGTTTAAACCCTTCTTCTGGAcccttttgaaaaaatgccAAGGATGCGTAGAGGGGTTTCCCTTCTTGCTGGGGAAACCAcaaaaaatccaatatAGTATCTGATTACGGGATTCATAGCAATACTTGACTTGTCGAGAGTGTTTTCGGCATTTCCTCGAATTACTGTGACAAGTGAAGTAGAAAGAACTTGAGGGCACAAATATCATTCCAGGCACTCGGAAGATCAGTAAAACAAAAGTAGGTTACGCAAAGttcaattttcaaaatgacACCAACTGATGCCGAAGAACTGCGCAGTCCAGTAGTTAGGTCTGATATATCCTTTTTTGATTTAGAATCCAACCACTCAAGCGACTCTGTTCATTTACTTTGCGAAAAATATACCCACAAATTGCCCATCGAAAGTGAATCGCAAACCACGTTCAGACTTACCCCAATAAAACAGAAATTATACAAACAGAATACTTTATATGTACCGTTGACTCTCAAGCAACGGTTTGTCTTATTTACTAAATGGATGAGGAGTATCTGGGCCAGGGTGCCAAGCTGTAAGCCAAATAAATATACCAAAGTTGCTTTTGCCTTAGCCGTGCTGACCCCGTTGGctatttggattttttatattgacTTTCATTTAACATGATACAGCGATCGTTCtgttggaaaaaaaaatcaactaTCGCCGTCTATTAACCATGTTGGAGTAAGAATCAGCTATAACCTATTGATTAGTATTCATAGTACTCGTGTATTATCTTATACGGCgcaagaagatgatataaatgatgagaaacatgttgga comes from Saccharomyces paradoxus chromosome III, complete sequence and encodes:
- a CDS encoding uncharacterized protein (similar to YCL021W); protein product: MTPTDAEELRSPVVRSDISFFDLESNHSSDSVHLLCEKYTHKLPIESESQTTFRLTPIKQKLYKQNTLYVPLTLKQRFVLFTKWMRSIWARVPSCKPNKYTKVAFALAVLTPLAIWIFYIDFHLT